From Acipenser ruthenus chromosome 2, fAciRut3.2 maternal haplotype, whole genome shotgun sequence, a single genomic window includes:
- the LOC117409477 gene encoding uncharacterized protein LOC117409477 isoform X5: MHGREERIPAGTRFLAAYTGPLCFESILEGIYGPRLLRDLSVFEDCEPDEVNDWSMDENCSFCNLQIEKVNDHIPTLCSSQTTPTESPSQGQSNTEQIECQADKFLHAVFRKKDLPQNCDPNIPLVAQELITKMIRQFAIEYASKSHQMQETNVSLVDLDSVCSSLQQPQDQEGPLDLTVNRNQQNVEQVDEVLDLSKKTSATSAPMPSDAASGSKVPADVDPLPHLESTDEKLDLRRTALEMVISSLCLYHKQLLLSVLRYMREDYSISAIQNKDYNRPFSYSDTHFCNFENKVHQEIHSFKEHRMTDRCCVQSCRLDFCLCLKKIHCLSCQSTAIGCINKMVSHRSCDACTRYRCPCSCQNYHSCACAAAIATSPQVKPLKICNPLEVRNDCGRTGSPSPPPLSPIAIDNIEKYGERSTSCPVLVHNRSEISNNLSQSLLPHEEEGDVEVNEKKPDKETNCTKIQPANEEGDARSEYPEEELEHTESGSLIHDLLERINEKLKPLEKESSLANVAANENVEKNENIHLGDIITAVLHKNNGKNDYNLKELLNQHEKSVENKTIQTRFRRRQETLIAISHSPDSSTSRRQTVQIKREIASFDQSFFSRNPAVERSGKKTDKKTSITPCMEAMPLISDPEDVSAKNGQPANDNQVPSYQAQTCELPSFGLQDDPIQISPCESDYSTTESHPKTSKSTDVNLKTPHKSSDVNADEEKQKNFEAKGVSKPEDVGDSGRAQRNIVPPERFSMYVTEPRKMYLAACFSESLFIQKSPKVKKSSKDGGSNSAATNAPHNGISALWKDQIKSCEAANVTPDLINPALPENVPLNLCNRSKQRHKAREPAVPEEASALKSSSITYNENKGKKQYAQKRTKHLVSSSSICLRSSVARVKENSQSHSNSTESSEHCSFITNSSTPISKTDLLQTVSDSFENNSVLNYTSPIRLMYVSQIKSTDGVKYTLTSHSNTSKEGGSLIPCFESVINGEEANVLQETRNDEEAMYSQNCEAANDGTNKDVYTTEAELALSSNQKENPPDTHGEMKDSFLKRKPGRPKKLGPQIEKRVKRPIGRPPKHKSECSKSTPSKSNAVDSSSADCSLAKEDESNNKTIKVTVVYGRSRRIKRLVSEGDDNISKDTDFQNDSYENQRENEDSEADLEESYRGDHSKQASTKQVKDNHFDFVRPVKDKEGVPHPSSNIICQNRKAMAAMRKPGRPAKVRISGISVTVNTVSPKQRKICICRELSEVLDEESEPIKPEIDDNESATKEQMVKQPSNDSSVGRSENEDKKVRNKKRPALPLRHSNRVRKPSIHFLHSVATSRAFSHSNALLRKSRKLLLNKADSETTRHRLASLEVPSNDTSEVTSLETENKNPLPEQVDFSRICELSEDSIFASNAALRWWPISTSRDRLQEELHRRFQQITNSWHSVDVGELGNEQRERERTVQDRTWAMPRSELQENQVSAVKMLFQKHCDMNNLCAWFMQTTETQSLTIVRKTNVHNPSKVLHYNDTIAANRAGICPNPPADRLSKHVKKFVQTSPTRHFQIEDRMRKRRLHVRRRLVLGKQGTIPSMILNKQAKKLGENTMRRNEKNPWRRKSKFMYGAQIYKKLARRQNTLALSLVKTSTDIQMENHETLFPDTMPSSFTGIQSHALNLPTTTEELSIQQQQQSTTEDSDLEEKICTNRSPGTLKECRVFLTKISPPEKKIHTESNNLQSQYTVLDKSVKAESSKTDCEIQERSFCTVKLYNVLSASNSVVPVSKEREEQTSKLENDSSIKKVASEGARHTPRKKIICQQTNNDEPLCDKKSDKNLKTGKITMLTRKRTGLNTRLEEAAKKRRPSLNGWPSGRNSHWLLGPLNPPMQQPWRERSGNRAAMFSMTPINVLPLD; the protein is encoded by the exons ATGCACGGCAGAGAGGAAAGGATTCCGGCGGGAACTAGATTCCTGGCGGCATACACTGGTCCACTGT GTTTTGAAAGTATACTAGAAGGCATCTATGGACCAAGGCTACTTAGGGACCTCAGTGTATTTGAGG actgTGAACCAGATGAGGTGAATGATTGGTCTATGGATGAAAACTGTTCATTCTGCAACCTACAAATAGAGAAAGTCAAT GATCATATTCCTACTCTTTGTTCATCACAGACAACTCCAACAGAATCTCCATCTCAGGGCCAGTCTAACACTGAGCAAATTGAATGCCAAGCAGACAAATTTCTTCATGCAGTCTTTCGAAAGAAAG ACCTTCCTCAGAACTGTGATCCGAACATTCCTTTAGTTGCTCAggaattaattacaaaaatgatCCGCCAGTTTGCTATTGAATATGCTTCAAAAAGCCATCAGATGCAGGAGACAAATGTATCATTGGTGGATCTGGATTCAGTTTGTAGCAGTCTCCAGCAACCACAAGATCAAGAAGGACCGTTGGACCTCACTGTGAATAGAAACCAACAGAATGTTGAacaag TAGATGAGGTGCTTGATCTGTCAAAGAAAACTAGTGCCACTTCAGCACCAATGCCATCTGATGCAGCATCAGG CTCCAAGGTGCCTGCTGATGTAGACCCATTGCCACATCTGGAAAGCACAGATGAAAAGTTGGATCTAAGAAGAACAGCTCTTGAAATGGTCATATCATCCTTGTGTCTGTACCATAAGCAGCTGCTTCTCAGTGTGTTGAGATATATGCGTGAAGATTACAGTATTTCAGCTATTCAAAATAAGGACTATAATAGACCTTTTTCTTATTCAGACACTCATTTTTGCAATTTTGAAAATAAGGTGCATCAGGAAATACACAGTTTCAAAGAACACAGAATGACAGACAGGTGTTGTGTTCAGTCTTGTAGGTTAGATTTCTGCCTCTGCTTAAAGAAGATACATTGCTTATCATGCCAAAGTACAGCTATCGGATGCATTAACAAAATGGTCAGTCACAGAAGTTGTGATGCTTGCACCCGTTATAGATGCCCTTGTTCCTGTCAGAATTATCATAGTTGTGCATGTGCTGCTGCCATTGCAACAAGCCCGCAAGTTAAACCTCTGAAAATATGTAATCCGTTGGAAGTCCGTAACGATTGTGGTAGAACCGGCAGCCCATCTCCTCCTCCATTATCGCCCATAGCAATTGACAATATTGAGAAATACGGAGAAAGGAGCACAAGTTGTCCAGTGTTAGTTCACAACAGAAGTGAAATAAGCAATAATCTGTCTCAATCCCTTTTGCCACATGAAGAGGAAGGTGATGTTGAAGTGAATGAGAAAAAGCCAGATAAAGAGACAAACTGTACTAAAATACAGCCAGCTAATGAGGAGGGTGATGCACGTTCAGAATACCCTGAGGAAGAGTTAGAACATACTGAAAGTGGATCTTTGATTCATGATCTATTGGAGCGAATAAATGAAAAGCTGAAACCACTGGAAAAAGAATCAAGTCTAGCAAATGTAGCTGCTAatgaaaatgtagaaaaaaatgaaaatattcatTTAGGAGACATTATAACAGCTGTTCTGCACAAAAACAATGGTAAGAATGATTATAATTTAAAGGAGCTTCTCAATCAGCATGAGAAAAGTGTGGAAAATAAAACCATTCAAACACGTTTCCGCAGAAGGCAAGAAACTCTAATTGCAATAAGTCACTCTCCCGACTCTTCCACCTCACGCCGTCAAACGGTACAGATTAAAAGAGAAATTGCTAGCTTTGACCAGTCTTTCTTCAGCAGAAATCCAGCAGTGGAAAGAAGTGGaaagaaaactgacaaaaaaacctCAATTACACCATGCATGGAAGCAATGCCTTTAATTTCTGATCCTGAAGATGTTTCTGCTAAAAATGGGCAACCTGCTAATGACAATCAAGTTCCATCCTACCAAGCACAAACCTGTGAGCTGCCTTCATTTGGTCTTCAGGATGATCCAATACAAATTTCACCATGTGAATCGGATTATTCAACCACAGAAAGTCATCCAAAGACGTCAAAAAGCACTGATGTAAACTTAAAAACACCGCATAAAAGTAGTGATGTAAATGCAGATGAAGAAAAGCAAAAAAATTTTGAAGCAAAGGGCGTGTCCAAACCTGAAGATGTTGGTGATTCAGGAAGAGCACAAAGAAATATTGTTCCCCCTGAACGATTTTCCATGTATGTTACAGAGCCAAGAAAGATGTACCTTGCTGCCTGCTTTTCGGAAAGCCTTTTCATTCAAAAATCTCCCAAAGTTAAAAAATCTTCTAAAGATGGTGGGAGTAATAGTGCAGCCACAAATGCACCTCATAATGGAATTTCCGCCCTGTGGAAGGATCAGATTAAAAGTTGTGAGGCTGCAAATGTGACTCCAGATTTAATCAATCCAGCTCTCCCAGAGAATGTGCCTTTAAATCTTTGTAACAGATCAAAACAGAGACATAAAGCTAGGGAGCCAGCTGTGCCAGAAGAAGCTAGCGCTTTAAAATCTTCAAGTATTACATATAATGAAAACAAAGGCAAGAAACAGTATGCACAGAAACGGACAAAGCATTTAGTTTCCAGTTCTTCAATATGTTTGAGGTCTTCTGTCGCCCGTGTTAAAGAAAACTCACAGTCACATTCTAATAGTACTGAAAGTTCTGAGCATTGTTCATTCATCACCAATTCTAGTACACCCATCAGCAAAACTGATCTCCTCCAGACTGTGTCGGATTCATTTGAAAATAATTCTGTACTTAACTATACTAGTCCAATAAGACTGATGTATGTTTCTCAAATAAAAAGTACTGATGGGGTGAAATACACATTAACTTCGCATTCTAATACCAGTAAGGAAGGTGGTTCACTTATCCCTTGCTTTGAAAGTGTAATTAATGGGGAAGAAGCAAATGTACTGCAAGAAACAAGGAATGATGAGGAGGCCATGTACTCACAAAACTGTGAAGCTGCCAATGATGGCACCAATAAAGATGTGTATACTACTGAAGCAGAGCTAGCACTGTCTAGTAATCAGAAAGAAAATCCTCCAGATACTCACGGAGAGATGAAAGActcttttctaaaaagaaaacctGGCCGACCCAAAAAACTCGGGCCACAAATTGAAAAACGGGTGAAGAGACCAATTGGTAGACCACCAAAACATAAGAGTGAGTGCTCTAAATCTACTCCTAGTAAGAGTAATGCTGTAGACAGTAGCAGTGCTGATTGTTCACTGGCCAAAGAAGATGAATCCAATAACAAGACTATCAAAGTCACTGTGGTATATGGGCGATCTAGAAGAATAAAGCGGCTCGTATCTGAAGGTGATGATAATATTAGTAAAGATACAGATTTTCAAAATGACTCCTATGAAAACCAAAGAGAAAATGAAGATTCAGAGGCAGATTTAGAAGAATCGTACAGAGGTGATCACTCCAAGCAAGCTAGTACAAAGCAAGTGAAAGACAATCACTTTGACTTTGTAAGGCCTGTAAAAGATAAGGAGGGTGTGCCTCACCCTAGCAGCAACATTATTTGTCAAAATCGAAAGGCTATGGCTGCTATGAGAAAGCCAGGGCGACCTGCAAAGGTGAGAATTTCAGGCATCTCGGTAACTGTCAACACAGTTTCCCCAAAGCAAAGGAAAATTTGTATTTGCAGGGAATTGTCAGAAGTGCTTGATGAGGAATCTGAGCCAATCAAACCAGAAATTGATGACAATGAAAGTGCCACAAAAGAGCAAATGGTTAAACAACCTTCAAATGACAGTAGTGTAGGCCGGTCAGAGAATGAAGACAAAAaagtaagaaacaaaaaaagacctGCACTGCCTTTGAGGCATTCCAACAGAGTCAGGAAACCTTCGATACACTTCCTGCACTCTGTGGCAACTTCTAGAGCATTCTCTCATAGTAATGCCTTGCTACGCAAATCTcgaaaactgctgttaaacaaAGCTGATAGTGAAACTACGAGACATCGTCTGGCAAGCCTTGAAGTACCAAGCAATGATACCTCAGAAGTTACATCTTTAGAGACCGAAAATAAAAATCCTCTGCCTGAACAGGTGGATTTTAGCCGTATATGTGAATTGTCAGAAGATTCAATTTTTGCATCAAATGCAGCTCTCAGGTGGTGGCCTATCTCAACTTCAAGGGACCGTTTGCAAGAGGAGCTGCACAGGAGATTTCAGCAAATAACTAACAGCTGGCACTCGGTTGATGTTGGCGAACTGGGAAATGAACAAAGGGAAAGGGAACGCACAGTCCAAGACAGGACATGGGCAATGCCAAGAAGTGAACTTCAAGAAAACCAAGTGTCAgctgttaaaatgttatttcagAAACACTGTGATATGAATAACCTTTGTGCTTGGTTCATGCAAACCACAGAAACACAGTCCTTGACCATAGTAAGAAAGACAAATGTTCACAATCCTTCCAAAGTTCTCCATTACAATGACACCATAGCAGCAAACAGAGCTGGTATCTGCCCAAATCCGCCAGCAGACCGTTTAAGCAAACACGTCAAAAAATTTGTACAAACATCCCCTACAAGACATTTTCAGATAGAAGACAGAATGAGAAAGAGGAGATTACATGTTAGAAGAAGGCTGGTATTAGGCAAACAGGGCACCATTCCATCAATGATCTTGAACAAGCAAGCcaaaaaattgggagaaaacacAATGCGtagaaatgaaaaaaatcctTGGAGAAGAAAGTCCAAATTCATGTATGGAGCGCAAATCTATAAGAAACTAGCGAGAAGGCAAAACACCCTAGCTCTGTCACTTGTTAAAACTTCTACAGATATCCAAATGGAAAACCATGAAACCCTGTTTCCAGATACAATGCCATCTTCCTTTACTGGAATCCAGAGTCATGCACTAAACTTGCCAACCACCACTGAGGAACTGAGTAtccagcagcaacagcagagcaCAACAGAAGACTCTGATCTTGAAGAGAAAATCTGTACAAATAGGAGCCCAGGAACCTTGAAGGAATGTAGGGTTTTTCTGACAAAAATCAGCCCTCCAGAAAAAAAGATCCATACTGAAAGCAACAACCTTCAGTCACAATATACAGTTTTAGATAAATCTGTTAAAGCAGAAAGCAGCAAGACAGATTGTGAAATTCAAGAACGTAGTTTTTGCACAGTGAAACTGTACAATGTTCTCTCCGCAAGTAATAGTGTGGTTCCTGTCAGTAAAGAAAGAGAAGAGCAAACAAGCAAGTTAGAAAATGACAGCAGCATAAAAAAGGTTGCATCTGAAGGAGCAAGGCATACTccaagaaagaaaataatttgtCAGCAAACAAATAATGATGAGCCATTGTGCGACAAAAAATCAGATAAAAACTTAAAAACTGGAAAGATAACTATGCTAACAAGAAAAAGAACAGGCCTCAACACACGTCTTGAAGAAGCTGCAAAAAAGAGAAGACCATCTTTGAATGGGTGGCCATCAGGAAGGAACTCTCATTGGTTGTTAG GGCCTTTAAACCCTCCCATGCAACAGCCCTGGCGTGAAAGAAGTGGAAATAGAGCTGCAATGTTCTCTATGACCCCAATTAATGTGCTGCCTTTGGACTGA